From Streptomyces sp. 6-11-2, one genomic window encodes:
- a CDS encoding lipopolysaccharide biosynthesis protein has product MSDTTTTTEASATGPKAPEQPGRRLRLPGRSRPPGGNPLFRNAYALMLNTGISAVLGLGYWLVAARYYSDDAVGQGSAAIAAMKLLAGLTAVTLTGALARFIPISGRATGRLIARTYVGSSLIVACAAGMFLLTLDAWGPSYRFLHGLAHGLGFVVAVMAWNLLTLQDGVLTGLRSAPWVPVGNTVFSGVKLALLVGLAVAIPTTGVFVSWVAAIAFSIVPLGWLVFRRLVPRHVRATEDHARPPTAKELGRFLAGDYTGSLFSLAVVYLVPVIIAAQVSSADNAYFYITTTIGGTVNLLAINMGASLTVEGSHDPARLAANTRAALKRMARIMLPICGLLFLLAPYILHVFGEGYAHAATPLLRWFAVGALLRVVMETYFAVLRAQSRTAGLAWLQGLLCALVLGLTLLLLPRMGLTGAGVAEISSLAVIVAIAAPKLYRTVRAVPAAAPDDAAPDGDLADLGAREDPAGTAPHRRPAWAAESDTLALGIHIDFDHVERRPDVRPGPGTPPAGTAAVDPDRPPAGPHGPEALGLPVEELTVEELKPVSPGPAEREVDAPFGPEDRVVVPDGPYSTEERTAVPDGPFPTEVRAAVPGGPNSTEERTAVPDGPYSIGEQAAVPGGPYTAGERAVVPETHFAAGDRATVPKVGTSPREAAPEEDLLARSGPDPSWRERLAPTRAGVLLGCLLAAALLLYWVPALRLDDSDLDRMGGLGLVSVLPLPTLAGAALLIGVFAALLWLRREHRALLLVTLVATVVSLHALPAVIESEPRFATAWQHLGFIDFIDRTGSAVPDLDARWSWPGFFAVAAFVARACGLSDFTEVIRWWPLTIQLLYLPPMFLLTRSLRASWRARWTGVWIFVLSGWVGQDYFSPQGFTYLLYLAFVAILLVWFRAPRMPWTKARPGEAEVEPADRRQRAVLLLVVIGLFAASVPAHQLTPFVMLGVLAVLVLVRRSELRGLPVLFAVLAAFWLGFMAEPYWSGHFDELFGGVGGVGSNVSTSVSGRIQGGDSTHQLVLYARVLLAGSVMAFACWGWWRRREHKYRERSLPVLTFVPFLGFGMQSYGGEMALRVFMFALPGAALLAALALFPRTGATAEERDKDRVILAPLAALLAGLLLMGGFLVARWGNETFERIRPGEVAAMDYVYAHDRPTVRLLWLSNDPAVNVTPAMPWGARDMERVDYVPTLAPADPVLVSGLVKSLRDAGPNAYLMINRSQVTYLRMDVGYSATWESRLVRHLDDRQELRKVLGNDDVTLYELREQPSGPVPEPNPGPIGPRVTWTPWSVVGGAAALALTVLLTAREVVRVAMRPSVRRVRWLQGSFWFSLPLLAVLFTSLVQRFLTMGGG; this is encoded by the coding sequence GTGTCTGACACGACCACCACCACCGAGGCATCGGCCACCGGGCCCAAGGCGCCCGAGCAGCCGGGGCGCCGTCTGCGGCTGCCCGGACGGAGCCGGCCCCCCGGCGGCAACCCGCTGTTCCGCAACGCCTACGCGCTGATGCTCAACACCGGGATCTCCGCGGTGCTGGGCCTCGGCTACTGGCTGGTCGCGGCCCGCTACTACTCCGACGACGCGGTCGGCCAGGGCTCGGCCGCCATCGCCGCCATGAAGCTCCTCGCCGGGCTGACCGCGGTGACGCTCACCGGGGCCCTGGCCCGCTTCATCCCGATCTCCGGCCGCGCCACCGGACGGCTCATCGCCCGTACGTACGTGGGCAGTTCGCTGATCGTGGCGTGCGCGGCCGGGATGTTCCTGCTCACCCTCGACGCGTGGGGGCCGTCGTACCGCTTCCTGCACGGGCTCGCCCACGGCCTCGGCTTCGTCGTCGCCGTCATGGCGTGGAACCTGCTCACCCTCCAGGACGGGGTGCTGACCGGGCTGCGCAGCGCGCCCTGGGTCCCGGTGGGCAACACCGTGTTCTCGGGGGTGAAGCTGGCCCTGCTGGTGGGGCTCGCCGTCGCGATCCCGACGACCGGCGTCTTCGTCTCCTGGGTCGCGGCGATCGCGTTCTCCATCGTGCCGCTGGGCTGGCTGGTGTTCCGGCGCCTGGTGCCCCGGCACGTACGGGCGACCGAGGACCACGCCAGGCCGCCGACGGCGAAGGAACTCGGGCGGTTCCTGGCGGGCGACTACACCGGCTCGCTGTTCTCCCTCGCGGTCGTCTACCTGGTGCCGGTGATCATCGCCGCGCAGGTCAGCTCCGCGGACAACGCGTACTTCTACATCACGACCACCATCGGCGGCACGGTCAACCTGCTCGCCATCAACATGGGTGCCTCACTGACCGTCGAGGGGTCGCACGACCCGGCCCGGCTGGCCGCCAACACCCGCGCGGCGCTGAAGCGGATGGCCCGCATCATGCTGCCCATCTGCGGGCTCCTGTTCCTGCTGGCGCCGTACATCCTGCACGTCTTCGGCGAGGGCTACGCGCACGCGGCCACCCCGCTGCTGCGCTGGTTCGCCGTCGGCGCCCTGCTGCGGGTCGTGATGGAGACGTACTTCGCGGTGCTGCGCGCCCAGAGCCGTACCGCCGGACTGGCCTGGCTCCAGGGCCTGTTGTGCGCCCTGGTGCTCGGTCTGACGCTGCTGCTGCTCCCCCGGATGGGGCTGACCGGCGCCGGCGTCGCGGAGATCTCCAGCCTCGCCGTGATCGTCGCGATCGCCGCGCCGAAGCTGTACCGGACCGTCAGGGCCGTGCCCGCCGCCGCACCCGACGACGCCGCACCCGACGGGGACCTCGCCGACCTGGGGGCGCGCGAGGACCCCGCCGGGACCGCACCGCACCGGCGGCCCGCCTGGGCAGCGGAGTCCGACACCCTCGCCCTGGGCATCCACATCGACTTCGACCACGTGGAGCGCCGGCCGGACGTACGGCCCGGACCGGGCACCCCGCCCGCCGGCACCGCCGCGGTGGACCCCGACCGGCCGCCGGCCGGGCCGCACGGACCCGAGGCGCTGGGGCTGCCGGTGGAGGAGCTGACGGTGGAGGAGCTGAAGCCGGTCTCGCCGGGACCGGCCGAGCGCGAGGTGGACGCCCCGTTCGGGCCGGAGGACCGAGTCGTCGTACCGGACGGGCCGTACTCCACCGAAGAGCGGACCGCAGTACCGGACGGCCCCTTCCCCACCGAAGTGCGAGCCGCAGTACCCGGCGGCCCCAACTCCACCGAAGAGCGGACCGCAGTACCGGACGGCCCCTACTCCATCGGAGAGCAAGCCGCAGTACCCGGCGGTCCGTACACCGCCGGCGAGCGGGCCGTCGTACCGGAGACGCACTTCGCGGCCGGGGACCGGGCCACCGTGCCGAAGGTGGGGACCTCGCCGCGGGAGGCCGCCCCGGAGGAGGACCTCCTCGCCCGGAGCGGGCCCGACCCGTCCTGGCGGGAGCGTCTCGCGCCCACCCGGGCCGGCGTCCTGCTCGGTTGTCTGCTGGCCGCGGCACTGCTGCTGTACTGGGTGCCCGCGCTGCGCCTGGACGACTCCGACCTGGACCGGATGGGCGGCCTCGGCCTCGTCTCGGTGCTGCCGCTGCCGACCCTGGCCGGCGCCGCGCTGCTGATCGGGGTGTTCGCCGCGCTGCTGTGGCTGCGCCGCGAACACCGGGCACTGCTGCTGGTCACCCTGGTCGCCACCGTCGTCTCCCTGCACGCGCTGCCCGCGGTGATCGAGAGCGAGCCGCGCTTCGCCACCGCCTGGCAGCACCTCGGCTTCATCGACTTCATCGACCGCACCGGATCGGCCGTGCCGGACCTCGACGCGCGGTGGAGCTGGCCCGGGTTCTTCGCGGTGGCCGCCTTCGTCGCCCGCGCGTGCGGTCTGAGCGACTTCACCGAGGTCATCCGCTGGTGGCCGCTGACCATTCAGCTGCTCTACCTGCCCCCCATGTTCCTGCTGACCCGCTCGCTGCGGGCGAGCTGGCGGGCCAGGTGGACCGGCGTGTGGATCTTCGTGCTCAGCGGCTGGGTGGGCCAGGACTACTTCTCCCCGCAGGGCTTCACCTATCTGCTGTACCTGGCCTTCGTGGCGATCCTCCTCGTCTGGTTCCGGGCGCCGCGGATGCCGTGGACCAAGGCCCGGCCGGGCGAGGCGGAGGTGGAGCCGGCCGACCGGCGGCAGCGGGCGGTGCTGCTCCTGGTGGTGATCGGCCTGTTCGCCGCCAGCGTCCCGGCGCACCAGCTCACCCCGTTCGTGATGCTGGGCGTGCTGGCCGTGCTGGTCCTGGTCCGCAGGTCCGAACTGCGCGGCCTGCCCGTGCTGTTCGCGGTACTGGCGGCGTTCTGGCTGGGCTTCATGGCCGAGCCGTACTGGTCAGGCCACTTCGACGAGCTGTTCGGCGGGGTCGGCGGCGTCGGCAGCAACGTCTCGACGTCCGTCTCGGGCCGGATCCAGGGCGGCGACTCGACCCACCAACTGGTGCTGTACGCACGCGTGCTGCTGGCCGGCTCCGTGATGGCCTTCGCCTGCTGGGGCTGGTGGCGGCGACGCGAGCACAAGTACCGCGAGCGCTCCCTGCCGGTGCTCACCTTCGTGCCGTTCCTCGGCTTCGGGATGCAGTCCTACGGCGGTGAGATGGCGCTGCGGGTCTTCATGTTCGCCCTGCCCGGGGCCGCCCTGCTCGCCGCGCTCGCGCTCTTCCCGCGCACCGGCGCCACCGCGGAGGAACGGGACAAGGACCGGGTGATTCTGGCGCCGCTGGCCGCGCTGCTGGCGGGCCTGCTGCTCATGGGCGGCTTCCTGGTCGCCCGGTGGGGCAACGAGACCTTCGAGCGGATCCGGCCCGGCGAGGTCGCGGCCATGGACTACGTGTACGCCCACGACAGACCGACGGTACGGCTGCTGTGGCTGAGCAACGACCCGGCCGTCAACGTCACTCCGGCCATGCCGTGGGGCGCGCGGGACATGGAACGCGTCGACTACGTGCCCACCCTGGCACCGGCCGACCCGGTGCTGGTCTCCGGCCTGGTCAAGTCGCTCAGGGACGCGGGTCCGAACGCGTACCTGATGATCAACCGCAGTCAGGTGACGTATCTGCGGATGGACGTGGGCTACTCGGCCACCTGGGAGTCGCGGCTGGTGCGCCACCTCGACGACCGGCAGGAGCTGAGGAAGGTCCTCGGCAACGACGACGTGACCCTGTACGAGCTGCGCGAGCAGCCCTCCGGTCCCGTGCCCGAGCCGAATCCGGGGCCGATCGGGCCGAGGGTGACGTGGACACCGTGGTCGGTGGTCGGCGGAGCCGCGGCGCTGGCGCTGACCGTGCTGCTGACGGCGCGGGAGGTCGTCCGGGTCGCGATGCGGCCCAGTGTGCGCCGGGTGCGGTGGCTCCAGGGCAGCTTCTGGTTCTCGCTGCCGCTGCTGGCGGTGCTGTTCACCTCGCTGGTGCAGCGGTTCCTGACCATGGGGGGCGGCTGA
- a CDS encoding polysaccharide deacetylase family protein, with amino-acid sequence MNSRTSAPVPVLMYHAVAPEPNEATRELSVTPEAFAEQMAVLKDRGFQPVTTARLAGHWRGRGLPPLPANPVLITFDDGYEGVHRYALPTLDHYGFPATLFVSTGWIRGAHHTGGGLDTMLDWDQVRELAAGGVEIGGHSHTHPQLDQLDDDTLWSELIRCREIVAGELGTVPASFAYPYGYSSRRVRALVRAAGFTQALAVGNALARRRQGPYALHRLTVRRSTSTEEFERIVQGRAITRNFARDRALTKGYAMVRRARQVRRKAIRTRV; translated from the coding sequence ATGAACAGCCGTACCAGCGCGCCCGTGCCGGTGCTCATGTACCACGCGGTCGCGCCGGAGCCCAACGAGGCCACCCGCGAACTGTCCGTGACGCCCGAGGCGTTCGCGGAGCAGATGGCCGTGCTCAAGGACCGGGGCTTCCAGCCGGTCACCACGGCCCGGCTGGCCGGGCACTGGCGTGGCAGGGGTCTGCCGCCGCTGCCCGCGAACCCCGTCCTGATCACCTTCGACGACGGCTACGAGGGCGTGCACCGCTACGCCCTGCCGACGCTGGACCACTACGGCTTCCCCGCCACGCTGTTCGTCTCCACGGGCTGGATCCGCGGCGCCCACCACACCGGCGGGGGCCTGGACACCATGCTCGACTGGGACCAGGTGCGCGAACTCGCGGCCGGCGGGGTCGAGATCGGCGGGCACAGCCACACCCACCCGCAGCTCGACCAGCTCGACGACGACACCCTGTGGTCGGAGCTGATCCGCTGCAGGGAGATCGTCGCCGGTGAACTGGGCACCGTGCCCGCCTCGTTCGCCTACCCCTACGGCTACTCCAGCCGCCGGGTGCGGGCCCTGGTGCGGGCGGCGGGCTTCACCCAGGCCCTCGCCGTCGGCAACGCCCTGGCCCGCCGACGGCAGGGCCCGTACGCGCTGCACCGGCTCACGGTGCGCCGCAGCACGTCCACCGAGGAGTTCGAGCGGATCGTCCAGGGCCGCGCGATCACCCGGAACTTCGCCAGGGACCGCGCCCTCACCAAGGGCTACGCCATGGTCCGCAGAGCCCGACAGGTCCGCCGGAAGGCCATCCGTACCCGTGTCTGA
- a CDS encoding glycosyltransferase family 2 protein, translating into MSGLGISVVICVYTEDRWEDILAAVSSVRAQSRPALETLLVVDHNPALLGRLAKEYKEYPDGGEVRVLANAGPRGLSAGRNTGIAASRGEIVAFLDDDAVAERDWLRHFAEGYADPRVMAVGGRTVPVWASGRRPAWFPEEFDWVVGCTYRGLPPGRVRVRNVLGGNASFRRTAFDAAGGFATGIGRDGDKRPLGCEETELCIRLTRARPDAVLLIDDRAVIHHRVPETREHFRYFRTRVYAEGLSKALVARSVGAQKGLESERRYTTRVLPSGVARGLRDALLARPGGAGRAGAIVAGVLTAAGGYAVGSVRARRSGTAFSVVSVSSVSSVSSVAGIAHAPGDGRTGQTPQTGGTGQDEGGRTT; encoded by the coding sequence TTGAGCGGTCTCGGCATCTCCGTCGTGATCTGCGTCTACACCGAGGACCGCTGGGAGGACATCCTCGCGGCGGTCTCCTCGGTGCGGGCGCAGTCCCGGCCGGCCCTGGAGACCCTCCTGGTGGTGGACCACAACCCGGCGCTGCTGGGGAGGCTGGCCAAGGAGTACAAGGAGTACCCGGACGGCGGCGAGGTGCGGGTGCTCGCCAACGCGGGCCCGCGCGGCCTGTCCGCCGGCCGCAACACGGGCATCGCCGCCTCGCGCGGTGAGATCGTCGCCTTCCTCGACGACGACGCCGTGGCCGAGCGGGACTGGCTGCGGCACTTCGCCGAGGGGTACGCGGACCCGCGGGTCATGGCCGTCGGCGGCCGCACGGTCCCGGTCTGGGCGTCGGGCCGCCGGCCGGCCTGGTTCCCGGAGGAGTTCGACTGGGTGGTGGGCTGCACCTACCGCGGCCTGCCGCCGGGCCGGGTCCGGGTGCGCAACGTGCTCGGCGGCAACGCCTCCTTCCGGCGCACGGCGTTCGACGCGGCGGGCGGCTTCGCCACCGGCATCGGCCGCGACGGCGACAAGCGCCCGCTGGGGTGCGAGGAGACGGAGCTGTGCATCCGGCTCACCCGGGCCCGCCCGGACGCGGTCCTCCTGATCGACGACCGGGCGGTCATCCACCACCGGGTGCCCGAGACGCGCGAGCACTTCCGCTACTTCCGCACCCGGGTCTACGCGGAGGGCCTGTCGAAGGCGCTGGTCGCGCGGAGCGTCGGCGCGCAGAAGGGCCTCGAGTCCGAACGCCGGTACACCACCCGGGTGCTGCCCTCGGGGGTGGCCCGCGGCCTGCGAGACGCGCTGCTGGCCCGGCCGGGCGGCGCGGGCCGGGCCGGCGCGATCGTCGCCGGGGTGCTCACGGCCGCGGGCGGCTACGCCGTCGGCAGTGTCAGGGCCCGGCGGAGTGGCACGGCGTTCTCGGTGGTCTCGGTGTCATCGGTGTCATCGGTGTCATCGGTGGCCGGGATCGCGCACGCCCCGGGGGACGGAAGGACCGGGCAGACCCCGCAGACCGGGGGGACCGGGCAGGACGAGGGGGGACGCACCACATGA
- a CDS encoding SGNH/GDSL hydrolase family protein: protein MRRSSRISAYIGSLLLTLGLALTGATMAQAAQLAANGPYVALGDSYSSGVGAGSYISSSGSCNRSTNAYPYLWNAANSPSSFSFTACSGARTDDVLANQLGPLNSATALVSITVGGNDAGFSDVMTTCVLQSDSDCISRINTARAYIDSTLPGKLNNLYSTIRTKAPNARVVVIGYPRFYLLGQLCLGLSEAKRSAINGAADYIDAATAKIAANHGFVFGDVRTTFTGHEICSGSSWLHSVNWLSIGESYHPTAAGHSGGYLPVFTKAA from the coding sequence ATGAGACGAAGTTCCCGAATTTCCGCCTATATCGGTTCCCTCCTCCTGACCCTCGGCCTCGCCCTGACCGGGGCGACGATGGCGCAGGCGGCCCAACTGGCAGCGAACGGCCCGTACGTGGCCCTCGGCGACTCCTACTCATCCGGGGTGGGCGCCGGCAGCTACATCAGCTCCAGCGGCAGCTGCAACCGCAGCACGAACGCGTACCCCTACCTGTGGAACGCAGCCAACTCCCCGTCGTCGTTCTCCTTCACCGCCTGCTCGGGTGCCAGGACCGACGACGTACTGGCCAACCAGCTCGGCCCGCTCAACTCCGCCACCGCCCTCGTCTCGATCACCGTCGGCGGCAACGACGCCGGGTTCTCCGACGTCATGACGACCTGTGTGCTCCAGTCCGACAGCGACTGCATCTCGCGCATCAACACCGCCAGGGCGTACATCGACTCGACGCTGCCCGGCAAGCTGAACAACCTCTACTCGACGATCCGCACCAAGGCTCCCAACGCGCGCGTGGTCGTCATCGGCTACCCCCGCTTCTACCTGCTCGGACAGCTCTGCCTGGGCCTCAGCGAGGCCAAGCGCTCCGCCATCAACGGCGCCGCCGACTACATCGACGCCGCCACCGCCAAGATCGCCGCCAACCACGGCTTCGTCTTCGGCGACGTCCGCACCACCTTCACCGGCCACGAGATCTGCTCCGGAAGCTCCTGGCTGCACAGCGTCAACTGGCTCAGCATCGGCGAGTCCTACCATCCGACGGCGGCCGGCCACTCCGGTGGCTACCTCCCGGTGTTCACCAAGGCGGCCTGA
- a CDS encoding glycosyltransferase family 2 protein produces MSSVLRSPSSEQDPTLAAEYRPISSHLAITPPVSVVIPAMNEAENLPYVFKTLPDWIHEVVLVDGNSTDDTVEVARELWPKVKVVDQRGKGKGDALITGFEECTGDIIVMVDADGSADGGEIVSYVSALVSGADFAKGSRFANGGGTDDMTFIRKLGNRALCAVVNRKFGARYTDLCYGYNAFWRHCLDKIELDCTGFEVETLMNIRVVKAGLKVQEIPSHEYLRIHGASNLRAVRDGLRVLKVILKERSNRRELRRQGRQARRSPMLDAVRGEAS; encoded by the coding sequence ATGAGCTCCGTTCTGCGCTCGCCTTCGTCGGAACAGGATCCGACGCTCGCCGCGGAATACCGGCCCATTTCCTCACACTTGGCCATCACACCGCCGGTGAGCGTGGTGATTCCCGCCATGAACGAGGCCGAGAATCTGCCCTACGTCTTCAAGACACTTCCGGACTGGATTCACGAAGTGGTCCTCGTGGACGGCAATTCCACCGACGACACCGTCGAGGTGGCCCGGGAACTGTGGCCCAAGGTGAAGGTCGTCGACCAGCGCGGCAAGGGCAAGGGGGATGCCCTGATCACCGGTTTCGAGGAGTGCACCGGCGACATCATCGTGATGGTCGACGCGGACGGCTCGGCCGACGGCGGCGAGATCGTCTCGTACGTCTCGGCCCTGGTCTCAGGCGCGGACTTCGCCAAGGGCTCCCGGTTCGCCAACGGCGGCGGCACCGACGACATGACCTTCATCCGCAAGCTCGGCAACCGGGCCCTGTGCGCCGTGGTCAACCGCAAGTTCGGCGCCCGCTACACCGACCTGTGCTACGGGTACAACGCGTTCTGGCGGCACTGCCTGGACAAGATCGAGCTGGACTGCACCGGCTTCGAGGTCGAGACGCTGATGAACATCAGAGTGGTCAAGGCCGGACTGAAGGTGCAGGAGATCCCCAGCCACGAGTACCTGCGCATCCACGGGGCCAGCAATCTGCGCGCCGTGCGGGACGGACTGCGGGTGCTGAAGGTGATCCTCAAGGAGCGCTCCAACCGGCGTGAACTGCGCCGCCAGGGCCGCCAGGCCCGCCGGTCACCGATGCTCGACGCGGTGCGGGGAGAGGCGTCTTGA
- a CDS encoding GNAT family N-acetyltransferase translates to MDISVYRPGELSAADRAAWTAMQSKAHLHGAEELGNPFLSPEFTLAVGRCRRGVRIAVVREDGEPAAFFPFQRSATGVGRAVGLGVSDCQGLVHRPGFTWDARELLRACSLAVWEFDHLVTGQEPFEAGASGSFPSPVMDVDQGYDTYVRELRARSPKFTRTTLAKERRLGRDTGPVRYVHDERDPAALRRLMAWKSAQYRRTGRSDRFAHEWITHLVTQLFHTRSDSFAGILSVLYADGRPVAAHFGLRSERVLACWFPAYDPAFAKFSPGLILHLRMAEAAAADGIAYLDLGRGQKEYKDSLKTRELSVCEGWVTRRHPVAVGHRARRAPVRALRNAVLSRPELFEPADRILKRMGQIRSRR, encoded by the coding sequence GTGGACATCAGCGTGTACCGCCCCGGCGAGCTGAGCGCCGCCGACCGGGCGGCGTGGACCGCGATGCAGTCCAAGGCTCATCTGCACGGTGCGGAGGAACTGGGGAACCCCTTCCTCTCCCCCGAGTTCACGCTCGCGGTGGGCCGGTGCAGACGCGGGGTGCGGATCGCGGTGGTCCGCGAGGACGGCGAGCCCGCCGCGTTCTTCCCGTTCCAGAGATCGGCCACCGGCGTCGGCCGGGCCGTCGGGCTCGGCGTCTCCGACTGCCAGGGCCTGGTGCACCGGCCCGGCTTCACCTGGGACGCCCGTGAGCTGCTGCGGGCCTGCTCACTGGCCGTCTGGGAGTTCGACCACCTGGTGACGGGCCAGGAGCCGTTCGAGGCGGGAGCCTCCGGCAGCTTCCCGTCCCCGGTCATGGACGTCGACCAGGGCTACGACACGTATGTGCGCGAACTGCGCGCCCGGTCGCCCAAGTTCACCCGGACCACACTCGCCAAGGAGCGTAGGCTGGGCCGTGACACGGGCCCGGTCCGCTACGTCCACGACGAGCGCGACCCCGCCGCGCTGCGCAGGCTGATGGCCTGGAAGTCCGCCCAGTACCGGCGGACCGGGCGCAGCGACCGCTTCGCGCACGAGTGGATCACCCACCTGGTGACACAGCTGTTCCACACCCGCTCCGACTCCTTCGCGGGAATCCTGTCAGTGCTGTACGCGGACGGCCGGCCGGTCGCCGCCCACTTCGGGCTGCGCTCCGAACGGGTGCTGGCCTGCTGGTTCCCGGCCTACGACCCGGCGTTCGCGAAGTTCTCCCCGGGACTGATCCTGCATCTGCGCATGGCCGAGGCGGCCGCCGCCGACGGCATCGCGTACCTGGATCTCGGCCGGGGCCAGAAGGAGTACAAGGACTCCCTGAAGACACGCGAACTCAGCGTGTGCGAGGGGTGGGTGACACGACGTCACCCGGTGGCGGTCGGGCATCGGGCGCGCCGCGCCCCGGTCCGGGCGCTGCGCAACGCGGTGCTGTCGCGGCCGGAACTGTTCGAGCCCGCGGACAGAATCCTCAAACGCATGGGACAAATCCGTTCCAGGCGATGA
- a CDS encoding xylan 1,4-beta-xylosidase — protein sequence MRRHGGNPEAGRWRLTALLGVGVTAVALVVALLSTLPGGASTEGTTRDGGKVHGTPATPRDADEPDVGWGFTHTQFSADEGSAAATGRAGALLSKDGGLPQNQAIMGWGADNPEPVKGRYDFEALDRRIDFVRASGGTPVITLCCAPDWMKGGRAGVDSTDWSQDALETAPTRDHYKDYAALAATVAERYPDVRHFIVWNEFKGFWNNAEGRWDYEGYTELYNLVHKALKKVDPKIMVGGPYLVMDSVDPRQKQDASTVLRGPWGALDQRVLDAFAYWNQHKAGADFVVVDGSSYTKDDDLLPDEFRATDKLTDVGRWVRSQTGGLPLWWAEYYVEPADRNDDRKDWSEPHRVAVQAAGLIAMAKGGASTGFYWNPENRTGDCPGCLWTPTDSSGGGRALPMYDLVSRFNRAFPPGTGYRTVSVAPDDVPNVRVLADDRTVLVVNTLNRTISARIDGRRFDMKAYEVKWLQR from the coding sequence ATGAGACGTCATGGGGGGAATCCGGAGGCGGGGCGGTGGCGGCTCACCGCACTGCTCGGCGTGGGTGTGACGGCGGTGGCCCTGGTCGTGGCCCTGCTCAGCACGCTGCCCGGCGGCGCGAGCACCGAGGGCACCACACGCGACGGCGGCAAGGTGCACGGGACACCGGCGACCCCGCGGGACGCGGACGAGCCGGACGTCGGCTGGGGCTTCACCCACACCCAGTTCAGCGCCGACGAGGGCAGCGCGGCCGCGACCGGCCGGGCCGGGGCACTGCTGTCGAAGGACGGCGGCCTGCCGCAGAACCAGGCGATCATGGGCTGGGGCGCCGACAACCCCGAGCCGGTCAAGGGGCGTTACGACTTCGAGGCGCTGGACCGGCGGATCGACTTCGTCCGCGCCTCGGGCGGCACTCCGGTGATCACGCTGTGCTGCGCGCCCGACTGGATGAAGGGCGGCCGGGCCGGCGTGGACAGCACCGACTGGAGCCAGGACGCCCTGGAGACCGCGCCGACCCGCGACCACTACAAGGACTACGCCGCACTCGCCGCGACCGTCGCCGAACGCTATCCGGACGTACGCCACTTCATCGTCTGGAACGAGTTCAAGGGCTTCTGGAACAACGCCGAGGGCCGCTGGGACTACGAGGGCTACACCGAGCTGTACAACCTGGTTCACAAGGCGCTCAAAAAGGTCGACCCCAAGATCATGGTGGGGGGACCGTACCTGGTCATGGACAGCGTCGACCCGCGGCAGAAGCAGGACGCCTCCACCGTTCTGAGGGGACCCTGGGGAGCCTTGGACCAGCGGGTCCTGGACGCCTTCGCCTACTGGAACCAGCACAAGGCGGGCGCCGACTTCGTCGTCGTGGACGGCTCCAGCTACACCAAGGACGACGACCTGCTGCCCGACGAGTTCCGCGCCACCGACAAGCTGACGGACGTCGGCCGGTGGGTGCGGTCGCAGACGGGCGGCCTTCCGCTGTGGTGGGCCGAGTACTACGTCGAGCCCGCCGACCGCAACGACGACCGCAAGGACTGGTCCGAACCGCACCGCGTCGCCGTCCAGGCCGCCGGCCTGATCGCCATGGCCAAGGGCGGCGCCTCCACCGGCTTCTACTGGAACCCGGAGAACCGCACGGGCGACTGCCCCGGCTGCCTGTGGACCCCGACCGACTCCTCCGGCGGCGGCCGGGCGCTTCCCATGTACGACCTGGTCTCCCGGTTCAACCGGGCGTTCCCGCCGGGGACCGGGTACCGGACGGTGTCCGTCGCCCCGGACGACGTGCCCAACGTGCGCGTGCTGGCCGACGACCGGACGGTCCTGGTGGTCAACACCCTGAACCGCACGATCAGCGCGCGGATCGACGGCAGGCGCTTCGACATGAAGGCGTACGAGGTGAAGTGGCTCCAACGGTGA